In Bradysia coprophila strain Holo2 unplaced genomic scaffold, BU_Bcop_v1 contig_358, whole genome shotgun sequence, one DNA window encodes the following:
- the LOC119081490 gene encoding uncharacterized protein LOC119081490, translating to MSGSDGLVTCVGGCNSELFNSRRVHRPIVNTYVDTIHLHDTTQGVSGKSELCSTGQNRLPMVNVPNVKKSRKRRDRRLSGTPNVTTIRIDNDSDEDETPKSRPLSRRFMFWFCGILIIIVGAAALLYAIITVCKSMDKVTKFIQTVDTKGMLTESWRTKDFMEKSKKSNWM from the exons ATGAGTGGTTCCGATGGACTGGTCACTTGTGTCGGCGGATGCAATTCGGAGCTATTTAATAGCCGACGTGTTCATCGCCCCATTGTAAATACTTATGTGGATACAATCCATTTACATGATACAACTCAAGGTGTATCTGGGAAGTCTGAGCTCTGTTCGACTGGACAAAATCGTTTGCCTATGGTTAATGTACCAAATGTTAAAAAGTCGAGGAAACGCCGCGATAGAAG gttGTCCGGTACTCCTAATGTTACCACTATCAGAATTGATAATGATTCTGACGAGGATGAAACACCGAAATCTAGACCATTGTCACGACGATttatgttttggttttgtggTATATTAATTATTATCGTTGGTGCTGCAGCACTACTATACGCAATCATTACAGTGTGCA AATCAATGGATAAAGTAACAAAATTCATCCAAACGGTAGATACAAAAGGAATGCTTACGGAATCTTGGAGAACGAAAGATTTCATggaaaagtcgaagaaaagtAACTGGATGTAA